In Pleurocapsa minor HA4230-MV1, a genomic segment contains:
- a CDS encoding IS4 family transposase, which produces MNQINLLRQTLKPHLGWHGARLNFLALFLVALLRVKTVNLTELATGFRSRVKIDSNHKRLQRFFRSFDLDYTAIARAVIGIMDIPQPWVLSVDRTEWSFGTTRFNILMLGVVHNGVAYPVVWKMLNKKGNSNGDERMDLLDQFYSIFPDTEVAYLTGDREFVGKLWLTYLLIEPTISFRLRIRKSDRIFDGKKELRASIIFAHLKPGQTRILSGRRWVWGRSVYVSALRLEDGELLIIVSSDSTTTAISDYGKRWGIETLFGMFKTRGFCLESTHFTDSERLSKLIALMALALCWSIKTGEWLNQHRPLKIKKHGRLAKSIFRYGLDHLRSIFTDLDLKQSEFLQSLKLLSCT; this is translated from the coding sequence ATGAATCAGATTAACTTACTTCGACAAACTTTGAAGCCTCACCTGGGATGGCATGGAGCAAGGCTAAATTTTCTGGCCTTGTTTCTGGTTGCTTTGCTAAGAGTAAAAACAGTCAATCTAACCGAGCTAGCTACAGGTTTTCGCAGTAGAGTCAAAATAGACTCTAATCACAAGCGCTTACAACGATTTTTCCGCAGTTTTGACCTTGATTATACGGCAATTGCCAGAGCAGTTATTGGCATTATGGATATCCCTCAACCTTGGGTTCTCAGCGTCGATAGAACTGAGTGGTCATTTGGTACAACGAGATTCAATATTCTGATGCTAGGGGTAGTTCACAATGGAGTTGCATATCCTGTGGTTTGGAAGATGCTGAACAAAAAAGGTAATTCTAATGGCGATGAACGAATGGATCTACTCGACCAATTCTACTCAATCTTTCCCGATACTGAGGTTGCTTATTTAACTGGCGACCGAGAGTTCGTCGGTAAACTATGGTTAACTTACCTGTTGATTGAGCCTACAATTTCTTTTCGACTAAGAATTAGAAAAAGCGATCGTATTTTCGATGGCAAGAAAGAACTCAGAGCTTCGATTATCTTTGCCCATCTAAAACCAGGTCAGACTAGAATTCTGTCTGGTCGTCGATGGGTTTGGGGACGCTCCGTTTATGTTTCAGCTTTACGTTTAGAAGACGGTGAGCTATTGATAATTGTCTCTTCTGATTCAACTACTACAGCTATTTCAGATTATGGAAAACGATGGGGAATCGAGACTTTATTTGGAATGTTTAAAACTAGAGGATTTTGCCTTGAGTCTACTCATTTTACTGATTCAGAGCGATTGAGTAAGCTCATTGCTTTGATGGCTTTGGCTTTGTGCTGGTCAATCAAGACGGGTGAGTGGCTAAACCAACATCGACCACTCAAAATTAAAAAGCATGGAAGATTAGCTAAAAGTATTTTCCGTTATGGTCTCGATCATTTACGTTCAATCTTTACCGATTTGGACTTAAAACAGTCTGAGTTTCTTCAATCTTTAAAACTTTTGTCCTGTACTTAG
- a CDS encoding ATP-binding domain-containing protein, translating to MIFLSGHGVSTTYAVKIYKQYGDSAIATVTTNPYQLAIDIFGIGFLTADKIAVNVGVSPWSKFRYRAGYMEKEVTIDFDGRDVVYDYADLNEITLAWATSIHKSQGSEYPVVILPL from the coding sequence ATGATCTTTCTTTCAGGACATGGCGTATCTACTACCTATGCCGTCAAGATTTATAAGCAGTATGGCGATAGTGCGATCGCCACTGTTACAACCAATCCCTATCAACTAGCCATTGATATTTTTGGTATTGGCTTTTTAACAGCAGATAAGATTGCGGTGAATGTGGGAGTGTCGCCCTGGTCAAAGTTTCGCTATCGTGCAGGCTATATGGAGAAGGAAGTAACTATCGATTTCGATGGCAGAGATGTAGTTTATGATTATGCCGATTTAAATGAAATTACTTTAGCTTGGGCGACAAGTATTCATAAAAGTCAGGGTTCTGAATATCCCGTTGTTATCCTGCCTCTTTAA
- a CDS encoding crossover junction endodeoxyribonuclease RuvC, translating to MNQTWLGIDPGLATIGWAFLIESEETKVQLLQFGTIETSKQLTTSERLLEIEQDMVELIAEFQPAHIAIEMPFFGRSIKAAGGVLQAFGVINLVCYRELGIQPIYLHQSSWKCHLGYGKADKNEVAGMVRVLFDLETLPIDDSVDAIGIGYAGLCGLRNNIG from the coding sequence ATGAATCAAACATGGCTGGGAATTGACCCTGGACTAGCGACAATTGGTTGGGCATTTTTAATAGAGAGTGAAGAGACAAAAGTACAATTACTACAATTTGGAACGATAGAAACTAGTAAACAGTTGACCACATCCGAAAGGCTGCTGGAAATCGAGCAGGATATGGTTGAATTGATAGCTGAATTTCAACCCGCACACATAGCGATTGAGATGCCCTTTTTTGGTAGAAGCATCAAGGCAGCAGGGGGAGTGTTACAAGCTTTTGGCGTGATTAATTTAGTCTGTTACCGAGAGCTGGGGATTCAACCTATATATCTACATCAATCAAGTTGGAAATGTCATCTCGGTTATGGCAAAGCCGATAAGAATGAAGTAGCAGGAATGGTAAGGGTTTTATTCGATTTAGAAACTTTGCCAATTGATGATAGCGTTGATGCCATTGGTATTGGTTATGCGGGTTTGTGTGGCTTGAGGAATAATATTGGTTGA
- a CDS encoding DUF2236 domain-containing protein has protein sequence MSWLDLRYARQQQIQQLDPVTDHCQICHLLAGYEFPWDITRSLELAMLKTYCIPSISQLLDRTGEFHHHTQKRYDDTGLLVAEILKWGYDSERGRESIRRMNAIHGHYPISNEDFLYVLSTFIYEPIRWNERFGWRLFGETEKLAIYYFWQAIGNKMDIYDIPSTYDKFAQYNQDYEQQYFIYSHSNHRVVESTINLFLSWFPAWCRPLLRPCVHGMFDELTLTAFGYSNPPAKLRNLGENSLKLRGRVSRWLLPRRKPDFFTDSKLRSYPDGYELNDLGPTKMLSQLNHSPKQE, from the coding sequence ATGTCCTGGCTCGATCTACGTTACGCTCGTCAACAGCAGATTCAACAACTAGACCCAGTTACCGACCATTGCCAGATTTGCCATTTATTAGCTGGCTATGAATTTCCTTGGGATATCACCCGTTCTCTAGAACTAGCCATGCTCAAAACTTATTGCATCCCTAGCATTTCCCAACTACTCGACCGAACTGGCGAATTCCATCATCATACCCAAAAACGCTACGATGATACGGGCTTACTGGTAGCTGAAATTCTTAAATGGGGCTACGACAGCGAGCGTGGTCGAGAGTCTATTCGGAGGATGAACGCCATTCACGGTCATTACCCAATTAGTAATGAAGATTTTCTCTACGTTCTTTCTACGTTTATCTACGAGCCAATTCGCTGGAACGAGCGTTTTGGCTGGCGGTTGTTTGGTGAAACTGAAAAACTAGCTATCTATTACTTTTGGCAAGCAATTGGTAACAAGATGGACATTTACGACATTCCTTCTACCTATGACAAATTCGCCCAATATAATCAGGATTACGAACAGCAATACTTTATTTATTCACACAGCAATCATCGTGTGGTCGAATCAACTATCAATTTATTTCTCAGTTGGTTTCCTGCTTGGTGTCGTCCTCTTCTTAGACCATGTGTTCATGGGATGTTTGATGAGTTAACCCTTACCGCTTTTGGCTACTCAAATCCTCCTGCTAAGTTACGTAATTTAGGAGAAAATAGTCTTAAGTTACGCGGTCGTGTTTCTAGATGGCTTTTACCGAGAAGAAAACCTGATTTTTTCACTGACAGTAAGTTGAGAAGCTATCCCGATGGTTATGAATTAAACGACCTCGGACCTACTAAAATGCTTTCCCAACTCAATCATTCTCCCAAACAAGAATAG
- a CDS encoding excalibur calcium-binding domain-containing protein: protein MEKIIYSLLVSVLCLSTLPIEVQAKNKDCDDFNNQYEAQNHLRSNPSDTDILDSDNDGIACEHLENTSYGTLNKTIWQNLLSQNGARLKETKNKHSLTYYEAKVIIGFEPYSKNGKLVWEDKVNKKKIELHIHQDEITNLKGTGF, encoded by the coding sequence ATGGAAAAGATTATTTATTCGCTTCTAGTAAGCGTTTTATGTTTATCAACACTTCCAATTGAAGTTCAAGCTAAAAATAAGGATTGTGATGATTTCAATAATCAATATGAGGCGCAGAATCATTTAAGATCGAATCCATCTGATACAGACATTTTAGATTCAGATAATGATGGAATTGCTTGCGAACATTTAGAAAACACTAGTTACGGTACTTTAAACAAAACTATCTGGCAAAACCTTCTCAGCCAAAACGGGGCAAGATTGAAAGAAACCAAGAATAAACATTCTCTTACATACTACGAAGCCAAAGTGATTATTGGCTTTGAACCTTACTCAAAGAACGGAAAGTTAGTCTGGGAAGATAAAGTTAACAAGAAAAAAATTGAATTACATATTCATCAGGATGAAATAACAAATTTAAAAGGAACAGGGTTTTAA
- a CDS encoding tyrosine-type recombinase/integrase, with protein sequence MLLLMYGCGLRVSEVVGLTWNDLKPHHKGEGKCTVFGKGSKTRIIII encoded by the coding sequence ATGCTGTTATTAATGTACGGCTGTGGGTTGAGAGTGTCGGAAGTTGTGGGGCTAACTTGGAACGATTTAAAACCCCATCACAAAGGCGAGGGTAAGTGTACTGTCTTTGGTAAGGGAAGTAAAACCAGAATAATTATAATTTAA
- a CDS encoding telomere resolvase, whose amino-acid sequence MKDNKIIQQLDCSWRGNPADPLVQAAANKGRTVWLQNCLIELLPQLNQPSTDYQTWFDSIKSVMKQRGLTQPTQQKDYLSDIRNAIKVIDPHHPALQVVDFDTSTWVQINNRAGDRLGERKTKFIDNPDAIVKLATTLLGSYQWSEIAAGLAVVTGRRSTEVIKTARFQYKTKYSVIFTGALKRGNEPVECVFEIPTLCEAQLVIKAIANLRSQLGQEIQDLTKRQVSSRYGRAVAKKCDRYFDELVPPREDQDNLYTHLFRAVYATIASYWYCPPTVPEIEFRAAIQGHYQIIDELDPKLRRSIAAGRNYFDYRISDGQGNIDGRLGIKLSLPDVEILEQFQPAVFQADKPPTNLIAYTNTTLAQTQPNKPQIMNQSSNSANSAHANSMVIPSFFQSRLSTIAQKLGITPDQAIQALFTWTEMGLSLAEQLSIEDLTPQAIFESVEQLKATADNNSDSVEFDSSQSAKLNSHSLNQLSISIRLLSEALYNKQNSQGDKSTPQNPTTVIEQKLLDTAEHNNSPSHNNSSAKLQPNLSLPVEKEPAEPTKNSQPTSSKSSKGESSPRKISKKSLEAEQEIDRAIDAIIQFNNQEDVSHQDKWHIGVSALRKLTERGDSVIQRVLQPRKTEIEQHHAVHQIGPRHNSKGKTYPSIDEIISL is encoded by the coding sequence ATGAAAGATAACAAGATCATTCAACAACTCGATTGTTCATGGCGGGGAAACCCCGCCGACCCTCTCGTTCAAGCTGCTGCTAATAAGGGGAGAACTGTCTGGCTACAAAACTGTCTGATTGAGCTTTTGCCACAGTTAAACCAGCCCTCAACCGATTATCAGACTTGGTTTGATTCGATCAAATCAGTCATGAAGCAACGAGGATTAACTCAACCCACTCAACAAAAAGATTATCTGTCTGATATCCGTAACGCCATTAAAGTCATCGACCCCCATCACCCTGCTTTACAAGTTGTCGATTTCGACACCTCTACCTGGGTTCAAATCAATAACCGAGCAGGCGATCGCCTTGGAGAAAGAAAGACCAAGTTTATCGATAATCCTGATGCCATCGTCAAACTAGCTACTACTCTTTTGGGTAGCTATCAATGGTCGGAAATTGCTGCGGGCTTGGCTGTAGTAACTGGCAGACGCTCTACTGAAGTTATTAAAACAGCGAGGTTTCAATACAAAACTAAATACAGCGTTATCTTTACTGGCGCACTTAAAAGAGGAAATGAACCTGTCGAATGTGTCTTTGAAATTCCTACTCTTTGTGAAGCCCAGTTGGTAATCAAGGCGATCGCTAATCTTAGATCTCAGCTTGGACAAGAGATTCAAGATTTGACCAAAAGACAAGTTAGTAGTCGTTATGGTCGCGCTGTCGCGAAAAAGTGCGATCGCTATTTTGATGAGTTAGTCCCACCCAGAGAAGATCAGGATAACCTGTACACTCATCTTTTTCGCGCTGTCTACGCCACGATCGCTAGCTACTGGTATTGCCCCCCTACTGTTCCCGAAATCGAGTTTCGGGCTGCTATTCAAGGTCACTATCAGATTATTGACGAACTTGACCCTAAATTACGACGAAGTATTGCTGCGGGTAGAAATTACTTTGATTACAGGATCTCTGATGGTCAGGGCAACATTGACGGTCGATTAGGAATCAAGTTAAGTTTGCCCGATGTTGAAATACTCGAACAGTTTCAGCCCGCAGTTTTCCAAGCTGACAAACCCCCAACTAATCTTATAGCCTACACTAATACTACACTAGCTCAAACTCAACCAAACAAGCCCCAGATTATGAATCAATCTTCTAATTCTGCTAATTCTGCTCACGCTAATTCCATGGTCATCCCCTCTTTTTTTCAATCGAGGTTATCAACTATTGCTCAAAAGTTGGGAATTACTCCCGACCAAGCTATTCAGGCATTGTTTACCTGGACGGAAATGGGTCTATCTTTGGCGGAGCAATTATCAATAGAAGACCTTACTCCTCAAGCTATCTTTGAGTCCGTCGAACAGCTAAAAGCAACAGCAGACAACAATTCAGACTCAGTTGAGTTCGATTCGTCTCAGTCGGCTAAGTTAAATAGCCATAGCCTCAATCAACTTTCTATCTCGATCAGACTCTTAAGTGAAGCTTTGTACAATAAGCAGAACTCTCAAGGCGATAAGTCTACTCCACAAAATCCCACTACAGTTATCGAGCAAAAGCTACTAGACACTGCCGAGCATAATAATTCGCCAAGCCACAACAATTCCTCGGCTAAACTCCAACCAAATCTTTCTTTGCCTGTCGAGAAAGAACCTGCCGAACCAACTAAAAATAGCCAACCAACTTCTTCTAAATCATCGAAGGGAGAAAGTTCACCCCGTAAGATCTCTAAAAAAAGTCTTGAGGCCGAACAGGAGATCGATCGCGCTATCGATGCCATTATTCAATTCAATAACCAAGAAGATGTCTCTCATCAGGATAAATGGCATATCGGTGTCAGCGCCCTGAGAAAGTTAACCGAAAGAGGTGATTCGGTTATTCAGCGCGTCTTACAACCTAGAAAGACTGAAATCGAACAGCACCATGCTGTTCATCAAATCGGTCCCCGCCATAACTCCAAAGGTAAAACTTACCCTTCTATCGACGAAATTATTTCTCTGTGA